The Priestia megaterium NBRC 15308 = ATCC 14581 region GCGAGTCCAAATCCATCTGCATGTACAAGCCCTACTCCTTTAATACTTTTTCCTTCTGTATGCTCTTCGAACTGTTTCGTTAAAAACTTAACAATTTGAGAATGGCTGCGCACTTTAGCAACAGGAGTATATACTCCGTCAGCTAGAGAAGCAATTGGCTTAATATTTAAAAGAGAACCGATCAATCCTTTTCCTCGTCCAATACGTCCACCTTTAACCAAATTTTCAAGTGTATCAACTACGACAAAAAGATTCGTATTTTGACGCACCTCTTCCAAGCGCGTGATAATTTCTTCTACTGTATGCCCATCTTCAATCATTTTCACCGCTTCAAAGACTTGAAACGAAAGAGCTTTTGTAATGTACATAGAATCAACAACGGTGATGTTTCCTTCTACCATTTGAGCCGCGCTTTCAGCTGCTCGAACAGTTCCGCTCATTCCTCCAGTCATATGAATCGAAATGACGTCATACCCTTCACTAACTAATCGTTCATATACTTCAACAAAAGAACCAATAGCTGGCTGAGAGCTTTTTGGTAATTCTTTTGAATTTTTCATTTTTTCAATAAAATCTGTCGGCGTTAATTCTACGCGATCTAAATACGTTTCATTATCAATGTTAATACATAAAGGTATCATCTCAATACCGTATTTTTCAGCTTCTTCCAACGTTAAATCAATTGTTGAATCCGTTACCACTTTAATTTTCGCCATGTGTTCACCCCTATAAGATGCATTGCAGACTAGTATAACATGAACACTTACAACAATATAGTTATAATAGAATGCAAGTTTTGCTAATTCGTAAAACGCATGTTCAACCTTTTATATTAACAAAAAAAGTTGACTCTGCTGAAATATTCAGAAAAGTCAACTTTTACGTTTATGCATTATGTTTTAATACATGAGACTTAAAGAGCTGTTCGTAATCTTTCCATTTCAACACGCGTTTTAAATATTCTTGAAACGAGTAGGTTTGCTTCGGAACTGATTCGTTCGTGATTTGTCTAATAAATAAATCAAGTTTTGCAGATAACATGAACCGAAACGTGCTATTTTCCTCTAAAACTGGAATTTCAGTAATTTTTACTTTTTGACCACTGACATGTTTAAATTCAAGGCTTTTTAATAGCAAGGCGATCAACCCTCTTTTTACCCGTTTATTTTATTATAATGCTTCAGGCACTTTCTGTCTTGATAAAATAAAAAGAAAACACAAATATTTTTTAAAATAAAAATGCTTCATCAACTTATTCGACAGTTGATGAAGCATTCCTTTTTAAAACGACCTTCTATTTAAATAAATAAGTGAAACAAGTTGCTTTCTTTATTAATTTCTGTGTAAGGGAATCCTTTTTTATCCATAC contains the following coding sequences:
- a CDS encoding DegV family protein, producing MAKIKVVTDSTIDLTLEEAEKYGIEMIPLCINIDNETYLDRVELTPTDFIEKMKNSKELPKSSQPAIGSFVEVYERLVSEGYDVISIHMTGGMSGTVRAAESAAQMVEGNITVVDSMYITKALSFQVFEAVKMIEDGHTVEEIITRLEEVRQNTNLFVVVDTLENLVKGGRIGRGKGLIGSLLNIKPIASLADGVYTPVAKVRSHSQIVKFLTKQFEEHTEGKSIKGVGLVHADGFGLASKLKESIVKARGYTQFSIEDTTPIISTHTGIGAIGFMYFAE
- a CDS encoding YpmP family protein encodes the protein MLLKSLEFKHVSGQKVKITEIPVLEENSTFRFMLSAKLDLFIRQITNESVPKQTYSFQEYLKRVLKWKDYEQLFKSHVLKHNA